Proteins from a single region of Geminicoccaceae bacterium:
- a CDS encoding sugar phosphate isomerase/epimerase yields the protein MPETSQLSINLATVRARYEIGEILDAVARHGIPAVAPWRDQIASIGLKETSKRIRDLGLKVSGVCRGGMFPTADKAAYEANLEDNVRAVEEAAELDAACLVLVVGGIPEGSKDLIGARTQVRDGIAWLNERAQDAGVKLAIEPLHPMYCADRAVVNTMAHALDICDDVGGDVGVACDVYHVWWDPQLDTQIERAGKARLHAFHICDWLRTTSDMLLDRGMMGDGVIDIPPIRRKVEAQGFDGFHEVEIFSKDNWWKRDIDDVLSTCIERHQTCC from the coding sequence ATGCCCGAAACCTCGCAGCTCTCGATCAACCTCGCCACGGTCCGCGCCCGCTACGAGATCGGGGAAATCCTCGATGCGGTCGCCCGCCACGGCATCCCGGCGGTGGCCCCCTGGCGCGACCAGATTGCCTCGATCGGGCTCAAGGAGACCTCCAAGCGCATCCGCGATCTCGGCCTGAAGGTTTCCGGCGTCTGTCGCGGCGGCATGTTCCCCACTGCCGACAAGGCGGCCTATGAGGCCAATCTCGAGGACAATGTCCGCGCGGTCGAGGAGGCGGCGGAACTGGATGCAGCCTGCCTCGTGCTGGTGGTGGGCGGCATTCCCGAAGGGTCGAAGGACCTCATCGGTGCGAGGACGCAGGTTCGCGACGGTATCGCCTGGTTGAACGAACGTGCGCAGGATGCCGGTGTGAAACTGGCCATCGAACCGCTCCATCCGATGTATTGCGCCGACCGCGCAGTGGTGAACACCATGGCCCATGCGCTCGACATCTGCGACGACGTCGGCGGCGATGTCGGTGTGGCCTGCGACGTCTACCATGTGTGGTGGGACCCGCAGCTCGACACCCAGATCGAACGGGCGGGCAAGGCGCGCCTGCACGCTTTCCACATCTGCGACTGGCTGCGCACCACCAGCGACATGCTGCTCGACCGCGGCATGATGGGCGATGGTGTCATCGACATTCCACCCATCCGCCGCAAGGTTGAAGCCCAGGGCTTTGACGGCTTTCACGAAGTGGAGATCTTCTCCAAGGACAACTGGTGGAAGCGCGACATCGACGATGTCCTCTCCACCTGCATCGAACGCCACCAGACCTGCTGTTGA
- a CDS encoding EAL domain-containing protein, producing MMVEMASTDSCIRRGALELYQILDTPPEDAFDRIVRLVASHFGSEYSSISFLDYDRIWFKAKQGFCTAAIIARDSFCRDVVQSVQPVVVLDATRDERFKDSGLVTGMGVRFYAGYPLVTPAGIVVGSVCAFSQTPRTRFETSEMAALADFSAIVMDLMELRRVKLAERGLRWNIDNLSAVLGDGVLCVDTSGRINFWNAAAENIFGYRSEEIIGKPVELLVGDSPSPFNLETMPVADLVRTGGVQSEFVGRCKSGRLICVEASISAWRDPDGLHVASVFRDISARRRDEDRIRYLAEHDDLTGLINRGAMERLIDEGAAWPADETRRKVLITLDLDGFKEVNDTLGHACGDQLLVAVVNRLRNVVGPAVVMARVGGDGFAALVDEGTVADRARNIAERMLGVISEHPFVFDRQAVYVRASAGLACFPQHGRSGNELLANADLALHRAKKSGRQRISYYEPEIRAQIARRRTLHVELQRAMEQSEFVLYYQPQVSLQDLTIVGAEALVRWNHPERGLVLPGEFISVLNASPLASQFSRWVMETACRQAREWHDLGYPIRVGVNVSQGEFRAGLLRDSIESVLVEAKLPACLIEIEVTEDVVLDHGDETVSMLHSLREQGVSIAFDDFGTGYASLVYLKRFPLDRLKVDRSFVGEIGLDREDEAIVRSIIDLGRHLNLEIIAEGVETSAQAEFLRGLGCRQAQGFHFGGAVPAAEFEALVVTQATTTDQRRTSLGNPFPGRRHNVDHKS from the coding sequence ATGATGGTTGAGATGGCGTCTACCGACAGTTGCATACGTCGTGGCGCTCTGGAGTTGTATCAAATTCTTGATACTCCACCGGAAGATGCTTTTGATCGGATTGTCAGGCTTGTAGCCAGTCATTTCGGCTCGGAATATTCTTCGATTTCATTCCTTGATTATGATCGTATCTGGTTCAAGGCAAAGCAGGGGTTCTGTACGGCGGCGATTATTGCCCGGGACAGTTTCTGTCGCGATGTCGTGCAATCGGTACAACCCGTGGTGGTTCTCGACGCGACCCGGGATGAACGGTTCAAGGATTCGGGGCTCGTTACCGGCATGGGAGTGCGATTTTATGCCGGTTATCCGCTGGTCACGCCGGCAGGTATCGTGGTTGGTTCCGTTTGTGCGTTTTCGCAAACTCCAAGGACACGGTTCGAGACGTCCGAGATGGCCGCGCTCGCCGATTTTTCAGCAATCGTCATGGACCTCATGGAACTGCGGCGGGTAAAGCTGGCCGAACGAGGGCTGCGCTGGAACATCGACAATCTGTCGGCGGTTCTGGGTGACGGGGTCCTGTGTGTCGATACCTCCGGACGGATAAATTTCTGGAACGCTGCGGCCGAGAATATCTTTGGTTATCGCAGCGAGGAAATCATTGGCAAACCCGTAGAGCTACTGGTTGGTGATTCGCCATCACCGTTCAACCTTGAAACAATGCCGGTGGCCGACCTGGTGCGTACCGGCGGGGTCCAGAGCGAGTTTGTCGGTCGATGCAAGAGCGGAAGGCTCATATGCGTCGAAGCGAGCATTTCGGCATGGCGGGACCCCGATGGCCTGCATGTTGCCAGCGTTTTTCGCGATATCAGCGCTCGCCGGCGTGACGAGGATCGAATCCGGTATCTCGCGGAGCACGACGATCTTACCGGTCTCATCAATCGTGGAGCGATGGAACGCCTGATCGACGAAGGCGCGGCATGGCCAGCCGATGAAACCCGGCGCAAAGTACTGATCACGCTCGACCTTGACGGGTTCAAGGAAGTCAATGACACGCTGGGTCACGCCTGCGGCGACCAGCTTCTGGTAGCGGTCGTCAACCGCTTGCGCAACGTCGTGGGTCCGGCGGTTGTGATGGCCCGTGTCGGCGGTGACGGTTTCGCGGCTCTTGTCGACGAGGGCACCGTCGCCGATAGGGCTCGCAATATCGCCGAGCGAATGCTGGGCGTCATATCCGAACATCCCTTCGTCTTCGATCGTCAGGCAGTCTACGTCCGTGCGAGCGCGGGGCTGGCATGCTTTCCTCAACATGGGCGATCCGGCAACGAATTGCTTGCCAACGCCGATCTTGCCCTGCATAGGGCCAAGAAGTCGGGTCGGCAGCGAATCTCGTATTATGAACCGGAAATCCGGGCACAGATTGCCCGGCGCCGCACGCTCCATGTCGAGTTGCAGCGCGCGATGGAGCAATCCGAATTCGTGCTCTATTACCAGCCGCAGGTGTCCCTTCAGGATCTGACGATTGTCGGAGCGGAAGCGCTTGTACGCTGGAATCACCCGGAACGCGGGCTGGTTCTCCCCGGTGAATTCATCTCCGTGCTCAATGCCAGTCCGCTTGCCAGCCAGTTCAGCCGTTGGGTCATGGAGACGGCGTGCCGGCAGGCGCGGGAGTGGCATGATCTCGGATATCCCATTCGTGTCGGAGTGAATGTATCGCAGGGTGAATTTCGAGCCGGACTGTTGCGGGATTCGATAGAATCCGTCCTCGTGGAGGCGAAGCTGCCGGCATGCCTGATCGAGATCGAGGTCACCGAGGATGTCGTTCTCGACCATGGTGATGAAACGGTCTCGATGCTGCATTCGCTGCGGGAGCAGGGAGTGAGCATCGCGTTCGACGATTTCGGTACGGGCTATGCGAGCCTTGTCTATCTCAAGCGGTTTCCGCTTGACCGGCTCAAGGTCGACCGGTCGTTTGTTGGCGAGATCGGTCTGGACCGTGAGGACGAGGCGATTGTGCGCAGCATCATCGATCTTGGCAGGCATCTTAATCTTGAGATTATCGCCGAAGGTGTGGAAACTTCCGCCCAGGCGGAATTCCTCCGCGGACTGGGTTGTCGTCAGGCACAAGGTTTCCATTTTGGCGGTGCTGTTCCCGCGGCCGAATTTGAAGCGCTGGTTGTCACGCAGGCGACAACCACTGACCAGCGTCGGACTTCTCTGGGTAATCCTTTTCCCGGGCGTCGACACAATGTCGACCACAAATCGTAG
- a CDS encoding amidohydrolase family protein — MPSFPIVDSHVHLYDIAHLSYPWLANVPKINKSHGLAEFDAARGSVEVDGIVFAEVAVAPGQHLDEAAWAQGLADGDERIKGIVAHAPLEKGTAVEDDLIALKRNASLRGIRRLIEVELDPRLCLEQDFLDALNLLPHHGLVFDICVKHWCLSFALELAHRCPDVSFVIDHAGKPGIKHGMWEPWKEQMKELARMPNVVCKLSGMITEADHDKWTKDDVKPYVAHIIDCFGFGRLMYGSDWTVAELTHAYPDWVALIDEVIVGSSESEQRQLYRDTAIRTYHLQAI, encoded by the coding sequence ATGCCGTCATTTCCGATCGTCGACAGTCATGTCCACCTCTACGATATCGCCCATCTGAGCTATCCTTGGCTTGCCAATGTGCCAAAGATCAACAAATCCCACGGGCTGGCAGAATTCGATGCGGCACGCGGTTCCGTCGAGGTCGACGGCATCGTGTTCGCTGAAGTGGCGGTGGCGCCGGGCCAGCATCTGGACGAAGCCGCCTGGGCTCAGGGCCTCGCCGACGGGGATGAGCGGATCAAGGGCATCGTCGCCCATGCGCCGCTGGAAAAGGGTACCGCGGTCGAGGATGATCTGATCGCTCTGAAGCGAAATGCGTCATTGCGGGGCATTCGCCGGTTGATCGAGGTCGAACTCGATCCACGGTTGTGCCTGGAACAGGACTTTCTCGATGCGCTGAACCTGCTGCCGCACCACGGCCTTGTGTTCGACATTTGTGTCAAGCACTGGTGCCTGAGCTTCGCCCTGGAACTGGCACATCGGTGTCCCGATGTCTCGTTCGTGATCGACCATGCGGGGAAGCCCGGCATCAAGCACGGAATGTGGGAGCCGTGGAAGGAGCAGATGAAGGAACTGGCGCGGATGCCGAACGTGGTATGCAAGCTTTCCGGCATGATCACCGAGGCCGATCACGACAAGTGGACGAAGGATGACGTCAAGCCCTATGTCGCCCATATCATCGATTGCTTCGGTTTCGGCCGTCTCATGTACGGAAGTGACTGGACGGTTGCCGAACTCACCCATGCCTATCCCGACTGGGTAGCCCTGATCGACGAGGTCATCGTCGGTTCGAGCGAGTCCGAGCAGCGTCAACTCTACCGCGATACCGCGATCCGCACCTATCACCTGCAGGCCATTTGA
- a CDS encoding extracellular solute-binding protein, giving the protein MKADIYEMLVRNGLNRRSVLKGTASTSALALLGSTGIGRAARAQDDIRAQILQIPGVGAGTPTDADWQKVGELCLGGTRQTVEDGEFAGVELKFMGLNNQNQHNVIFRGMLKAWEKYTGAKIEWIDLAQADYNARLQQSIATGTVDFDILEMGAPFEGDVCGRGLASEVPDWVKELIDMDDYVDYLKAPVGTWKGKTYRISIDGDCHTFSYRTDYFANPEFKDAWAAEGHEGEFAPPGTWQQVQEISKFLAGKTDPLSGLPAHGYLDPLKGWGGFGFYFLESRATAYAKYPGDPAWLFDPETMKPRVNNPAFVRAIQDVLDIMPDQPADQINADPGTTGFQQFLAGTGSMLSWWGDIGSNARTSDSSVVGDVVAFRILPGSDDVYNSNTGEWEQTYNEAPNMAYIGWGVYVMSTVEGDEQKKKAAWSAAAHLGGKDLSLWLSAYPSGFQPYRNSHFQYDEWEAAGYDRAYIEDYLGSNLDSYNHPNAAIEPRIPGIFQYYSVAEDELAKGYAGQYGSAQETADAIAAAWEKITDQIGREQQIALYKESLGL; this is encoded by the coding sequence TTGAAAGCCGATATCTACGAAATGCTGGTGCGCAATGGCCTGAACCGCCGCAGCGTCCTCAAGGGTACGGCCAGCACGAGTGCCCTGGCCCTGCTCGGGTCGACCGGTATCGGGCGCGCAGCACGTGCCCAGGACGATATCCGCGCGCAGATCCTCCAGATCCCCGGCGTGGGGGCAGGGACTCCCACCGACGCGGACTGGCAGAAGGTCGGCGAGCTTTGTCTCGGCGGGACTCGACAAACCGTCGAGGATGGCGAGTTTGCCGGCGTCGAGCTGAAGTTCATGGGATTGAACAACCAGAATCAGCACAATGTGATCTTCCGTGGCATGCTCAAGGCGTGGGAGAAATATACCGGCGCGAAGATCGAGTGGATCGACCTTGCCCAGGCCGATTACAATGCGCGCCTGCAGCAGTCCATCGCCACGGGGACAGTCGACTTCGACATCCTCGAGATGGGGGCGCCCTTCGAAGGTGATGTCTGCGGTCGCGGCCTTGCCTCGGAGGTTCCCGACTGGGTCAAGGAGCTGATCGACATGGATGATTATGTCGATTACCTCAAGGCGCCCGTAGGGACATGGAAGGGCAAGACCTACCGTATCTCCATTGACGGCGACTGCCATACTTTCTCCTATCGCACCGACTATTTCGCCAATCCGGAATTCAAGGACGCCTGGGCGGCCGAAGGACACGAGGGCGAGTTCGCGCCGCCCGGAACCTGGCAGCAGGTGCAGGAGATCAGCAAGTTCCTCGCGGGCAAGACCGACCCGCTGAGCGGCCTGCCCGCGCACGGTTACCTCGACCCGCTCAAGGGCTGGGGCGGCTTCGGCTTTTACTTTCTTGAGAGTCGGGCGACAGCCTATGCGAAATATCCGGGAGATCCGGCCTGGCTGTTCGACCCCGAAACGATGAAACCGAGGGTCAACAATCCGGCCTTCGTCCGCGCCATTCAGGACGTGCTCGACATCATGCCCGACCAGCCGGCTGACCAGATCAATGCCGACCCCGGCACGACTGGCTTCCAGCAGTTCCTCGCCGGTACCGGCTCGATGCTGTCCTGGTGGGGCGATATCGGCTCGAATGCGCGCACGTCCGACAGCTCGGTGGTTGGCGACGTGGTCGCCTTCCGCATCCTGCCGGGCTCGGACGACGTCTACAACTCGAACACCGGCGAGTGGGAGCAGACCTACAACGAGGCCCCGAACATGGCCTATATCGGCTGGGGCGTCTATGTGATGTCCACGGTCGAAGGTGACGAGCAAAAGAAGAAGGCCGCATGGTCGGCGGCAGCGCATCTGGGCGGCAAGGACCTGTCGCTGTGGCTGTCGGCCTACCCTTCCGGCTTCCAGCCTTATCGCAATTCCCACTTTCAGTACGACGAGTGGGAAGCTGCCGGTTACGACCGCGCCTATATCGAGGACTATCTCGGTTCCAACCTCGACAGCTACAATCACCCCAACGCCGCCATCGAGCCGCGTATCCCCGGAATCTTCCAGTATTACTCGGTGGCAGAGGACGAACTTGCCAAGGGTTATGCCGGTCAGTACGGATCAGCTCAGGAAACCGCGGATGCCATTGCTGCGGCCTGGGAGAAGATCACCGACCAGATCGGGCGCGAGCAGCAGATCGCGCTCTACAAGGAATCGCTCGGTCTCTGA
- a CDS encoding carboxymuconolactone decarboxylase family protein, translating to MSEMHLPKASRELAGRRHALAPEVEDAFLAFSKATFAEGALDARTKQLIAVAVAHVTQCPWCIEGHVKAARRAGASDEQVMEAIWVAAEMRAGATWAHSLKAVELMQPADPA from the coding sequence ATGTCCGAAATGCACCTGCCCAAGGCCAGCCGGGAACTTGCCGGGAGACGTCATGCCCTGGCACCGGAGGTCGAGGACGCCTTCCTTGCATTCTCAAAGGCGACATTCGCCGAGGGGGCGCTGGATGCGCGTACCAAACAGCTCATCGCCGTCGCGGTCGCGCATGTGACCCAGTGTCCCTGGTGCATCGAGGGGCATGTGAAGGCGGCACGCCGGGCAGGGGCCAGTGACGAGCAGGTGATGGAGGCGATCTGGGTGGCGGCCGAAATGCGTGCCGGTGCGACCTGGGCGCATTCGCTCAAGGCGGTCGAACTGATGCAGCCCGCCGATCCGGCCTGA
- a CDS encoding sugar ABC transporter permease has product MHGSAGLLVLVAFAQAAWMLGWIDPGFTSWRPTLYAYVLWCVCLCTGQVLLKGEHGKRLVFVLPAALFTVAMVVFPLVFGLTIAFTDWNLASLQGGHFNGLGNIRQMWEDPFFWNALTNMIWYSLAIIIEYGIAFGLAILLNGQIRARKFFRVAFLMPLMLSPVAVSWMVGKSMLEARFGPIARLVRWLGWENPSFFGTPEIARAMIMMMDAWTFIPFMMIMILAGLQAIPRELNEAAYVDGATPWQNFWKITFPLMLPVSITAIMIRIIFKLKLADIIINVTSGGPGGATDSVTSFIFREYRDRSNVGYGTLLAMVYLVLIIIAMTVLMKFADRWTNPKYQR; this is encoded by the coding sequence ATGCATGGGAGCGCTGGCCTGCTCGTGCTCGTGGCCTTCGCACAGGCCGCATGGATGCTCGGCTGGATCGACCCCGGTTTCACATCCTGGCGGCCGACGCTCTATGCCTACGTCCTGTGGTGTGTGTGTCTGTGTACAGGTCAGGTCCTGCTCAAGGGAGAGCACGGCAAACGCCTTGTCTTCGTCCTGCCCGCCGCGCTGTTCACCGTGGCCATGGTCGTGTTCCCGCTGGTCTTCGGCCTGACGATCGCGTTCACGGACTGGAATCTCGCCTCGTTGCAGGGCGGTCATTTTAACGGTCTGGGCAATATCCGACAGATGTGGGAAGATCCGTTCTTCTGGAACGCGCTTACCAACATGATCTGGTATTCGCTTGCCATCATCATCGAATACGGCATCGCCTTCGGACTAGCGATTCTCCTCAACGGCCAGATCCGGGCGCGCAAGTTCTTCCGCGTCGCCTTCCTCATGCCGCTCATGCTGAGCCCGGTCGCGGTGAGCTGGATGGTCGGCAAGTCCATGCTCGAAGCCCGCTTCGGCCCGATCGCCCGGCTCGTCCGCTGGCTCGGCTGGGAAAACCCGTCCTTCTTCGGCACACCGGAGATTGCCCGGGCGATGATCATGATGATGGACGCATGGACGTTCATTCCGTTCATGATGATCATGATTCTCGCGGGCCTGCAGGCGATCCCAAGGGAATTGAACGAAGCCGCCTATGTCGATGGCGCGACACCCTGGCAGAATTTCTGGAAGATCACCTTTCCGCTGATGCTGCCGGTCTCGATCACCGCCATCATGATCCGCATCATCTTCAAGCTGAAGCTCGCCGATATCATCATCAACGTCACCTCCGGCGGGCCCGGCGGGGCAACCGACAGCGTCACCAGCTTCATCTTCCGCGAATACCGGGATCGCTCGAATGTCGGCTACGGCACATTGCTCGCCATGGTCTACCTTGTGTTGATCATCATTGCCATGACCGTGCTGATGAAATTCGCCGACCGATGGACCAACCCGAAATACCAGCGATGA
- a CDS encoding carbohydrate ABC transporter permease, whose amino-acid sequence MTEQIFHDSEADRRHSGQWWLSRTAVYGALLLWAVICLFPIFWTITTSFKMAPDVMKGAILPWIDFTPKWLGWKSLGLSPDTIGAESTVRAEFLKRFANSTIASVSSSALAVVLGSLAAYGLSRFSYRFGFMRNSDILFFFLSQLILPPVVLALPFLVLYKELALLDTHAGLILLYTLTVLPIVIWIMRDQFASIPVELEEAALVDGLSVWGAFATIVLPIALPGMVAAFILSLVLTWNEYFFAALLTSTDAVTMPVMVASQTGSQGISWWSMAALSFAAILPLIVIGILLERYIIKGMAAGAVK is encoded by the coding sequence ATGACCGAACAGATCTTCCACGACAGTGAAGCCGACCGCCGCCACAGCGGCCAGTGGTGGTTGAGCCGCACGGCTGTATACGGCGCACTTCTCCTCTGGGCCGTGATCTGCCTGTTCCCGATCTTCTGGACCATCACCACATCCTTCAAGATGGCGCCCGATGTCATGAAGGGTGCGATTCTTCCGTGGATCGATTTCACTCCGAAATGGCTGGGCTGGAAGTCGCTCGGGCTGTCGCCCGATACCATCGGTGCGGAAAGCACCGTGCGCGCGGAATTCCTCAAGCGGTTTGCCAATTCCACCATCGCCTCGGTCTCATCGTCGGCACTCGCGGTTGTCCTGGGCAGTCTCGCCGCCTATGGCCTGTCGCGCTTTTCCTACCGCTTCGGGTTCATGCGCAATTCGGATATCCTGTTCTTCTTCCTCAGCCAGTTGATCCTGCCGCCCGTGGTCCTCGCCCTGCCCTTCCTCGTCCTCTACAAGGAACTCGCCCTGCTCGACACGCATGCAGGACTGATCCTCCTGTATACACTCACCGTTCTGCCCATCGTCATCTGGATCATGCGTGATCAGTTCGCCTCGATCCCGGTCGAACTTGAGGAAGCCGCCCTGGTCGATGGGCTTTCCGTCTGGGGAGCGTTCGCCACGATCGTGCTGCCCATCGCCCTGCCCGGCATGGTCGCGGCCTTCATCCTCAGCCTCGTGCTCACCTGGAACGAGTATTTCTTCGCGGCCCTCCTGACGTCCACGGATGCCGTTACCATGCCGGTAATGGTCGCAAGCCAGACAGGCAGCCAGGGCATCTCGTGGTGGTCGATGGCCGCTCTCTCGTTTGCCGCGATCCTGCCGCTGATCGTCATCGGCATCCTGCTCGAACGCTACATCATCAAGGGGATGGCCGCCGGTGCAGTGAAATAG